The proteins below are encoded in one region of Streptomyces ficellus:
- a CDS encoding HAD family hydrolase produces the protein MTSTVPASLTRAAEGSALQAVFLDMDGTLVDTEGFWWDAEVEVFAELGHALDESWRDIVVGGPMTRSAGYLIEATGADITLPELTVLLNDRFERRISRGVPLMPGAERLLAELAAHDVPTALVSASHRRIIDRVLHSLGRDRFTLTVAGDEVSRTKPHPDPYLLAARGVGADPGRCAVIEDTATGVAAAEAAGCRVVAVPSVAPIAPADGRVVVGSLEEVDLRFLRTLIARMN, from the coding sequence ATGACCAGTACGGTCCCCGCGTCCTTGACCCGCGCGGCCGAGGGTTCCGCCCTGCAAGCGGTCTTCCTCGACATGGACGGCACGCTCGTCGACACCGAGGGCTTCTGGTGGGACGCGGAGGTCGAGGTCTTCGCCGAGCTGGGCCACGCGCTCGACGAGTCCTGGCGCGACATCGTCGTCGGCGGGCCGATGACCCGCAGCGCGGGCTATCTCATCGAGGCCACCGGCGCCGACATCACCCTCCCCGAGCTGACCGTCCTGCTCAACGACCGCTTCGAGCGGCGCATCAGCCGTGGCGTCCCCCTGATGCCCGGCGCCGAACGGCTGCTCGCCGAGCTCGCCGCGCACGACGTGCCCACCGCACTGGTCTCCGCCTCGCACCGCCGCATCATCGACCGCGTCCTGCACTCCCTGGGCCGTGACCGTTTCACGCTCACGGTGGCCGGCGATGAGGTGTCCCGTACGAAGCCGCACCCCGACCCGTACCTCCTGGCCGCCCGGGGCGTGGGCGCCGACCCCGGCAGATGCGCGGTCATCGAGGACACCGCGACCGGTGTGGCGGCCGCCGAGGCGGCGGGCTGCCGGGTGGTGGCCGTACCGTCCGTGGCGCCCATCGCGCCCGCCGACGGCCGGGTCGTCGTCGGATCGCTGGAGGAAGTCGATCTGCGCTTTCTGCGGACATTGATCGCGCGAATGAACTGA
- a CDS encoding MIP/aquaporin family protein, translated as MSSSDIFIGEIIGTAVLILLGGGVVAAVVLKRSKAQNAGWLAITFGWGFAVLTAVYMTGSLSGAHLNPAVTLGIAIKDGEWGNVPVYFAGQLLGAMIGAALVWVAYYGQFHAHLTDREIVGDPADKAIEGPHDTKNTAGPVLGVFSTGPEIRNVWQNLATEILGTLVLVLAVLTQGLNDSGKGLGVVGGLMVAFVVVSVGLSLGGPTGYAINPARDLGPRIVHALLPLPNKGGSDWGYAWIPVVGPLIGGALAAGIYNIAFA; from the coding sequence GTGTCCAGCTCCGACATCTTCATCGGCGAGATCATTGGTACCGCCGTACTCATCCTGCTCGGCGGTGGCGTGGTCGCCGCCGTCGTACTCAAGCGCTCGAAGGCGCAGAACGCCGGCTGGCTGGCCATCACCTTCGGGTGGGGCTTCGCGGTCCTGACCGCCGTCTACATGACGGGTTCCCTGTCCGGCGCCCACCTGAACCCCGCCGTGACGCTCGGCATCGCGATCAAGGACGGTGAGTGGGGCAACGTCCCCGTCTACTTCGCGGGCCAGCTCCTCGGCGCCATGATCGGCGCGGCGCTGGTCTGGGTCGCGTACTACGGACAGTTCCACGCGCACCTGACCGACCGCGAGATCGTGGGCGACCCGGCCGACAAGGCCATCGAGGGCCCCCACGACACCAAGAACACGGCCGGCCCCGTCCTCGGCGTCTTCTCCACCGGCCCCGAGATCCGCAACGTCTGGCAGAACCTCGCCACCGAGATACTCGGCACCCTGGTGCTCGTCCTCGCGGTCCTCACCCAGGGCCTGAACGACAGCGGCAAGGGCCTGGGCGTGGTCGGTGGCCTGATGGTCGCGTTCGTCGTGGTCTCCGTCGGCCTCTCGCTCGGCGGCCCGACCGGCTACGCCATCAACCCGGCCCGTGACCTCGGACCGCGCATCGTGCACGCCCTGCTCCCGCTGCCGAACAAGGGCGGCTCCGACTGGGGCTACGCCTGGATCCCCGTCGTCGGTCCGCTCATCGGCGGAGCCCTCGCCGCGGGTATCTACAACATCGCGTTCGCCTGA
- the metH gene encoding methionine synthase, which translates to MASLPTPSADSRTRAAALREALASRVVVSDGAMGTMLQAQDPTLEDFEGLEGCNEILNVSRPDIVRTVHEEYFSAGVDCVGTNTFNANHAALGEYDIADRIVELSEAGARIARETADRFTAGDGRQRWVLGSMGPGTKLPTLGHVSYVTIRDAYQQNAEGLIAGGADALLVETTQDLLQTKAAILGAHRAMDVAGLQLPLICSVTVETTGTMLLGSEIGAALTALEPLGIDMIGLNCATGPAEMSEHLRYLARHSRVPLSCMPNAGLPVLGKNGAHYPLSAGELADAQENFVREYGLSLVGGCCGTTPEHLRQVAERVRGLVPAPRDPRPEPGAASLYQTVPFRQDTAYMAIGERTNANGSKKFREAMLEGRWDDCVEMARDQIREGAHMLDLCVDYVGRDGVADMEELAGRFATASTLPIVLDSTEVEVIRAGLEKLGGRAVINSVNYEDGDGPESRFAKVTALAREHGAALIALTIDEEGQARTVETKVAIAERLIADLTGNWGIHESDILIDTLTFTICTGQEESRKDGIATIEAIRELKRRHPEVQTTLGLSNISFGLNPAARILLNSVFLDECVKAGLDSAIVHASKILPIARFDEEQVTTALDLIYDRRAEGYDPLQKLMELFEGVNTKSLKAGKAEELAALPLEERLQRRIIDGEKNGLEADLDEALQGRPALDIVNDTLLEGMKVVGELFGSGQMQLPFVLQSAEVMKTAVAHLEPHMEKTDDDGKGTIVLATVRGDVHDIGKNLVDIILSNNGYNVVNLGIKQPVSAILDAADEHKADVIGMSGLLVKSTVIMKENLEELNQRGLAAEYPVILGGAALTRAYVEQDLHEIYQGEVRYARDAFEGLRLMDALIAVKRGVPGATLPELKQRRVRPAAGAVVEEQAPESGVRSDVATDNPVPEPPFWGTRVVKGIQLKEYASWLDEGALFKGQWGLKQARAGDGPTYEELVETEGRPRLRGWLEQLHTQNMLEAAVVYGYFPCVSKGDDLILLDESGNERTRFTFPRQRRGRRLCLADFFRPEESGETDVVGLQVVTVGSRIGEATAELFAADSYRDYLELHGLSVQLAEALAEYWHARVRAELGFAGEDPADVEDMFALKYRGARFSLGYGACPDLEDRAKIADLLQPERIGVHLSEEFQLHPEQSTDAIVIHHPEAKYFNAR; encoded by the coding sequence ATGGCCTCGTTGCCGACCCCTTCCGCTGACAGCAGGACCCGAGCCGCCGCCCTCCGCGAGGCGCTCGCCTCCCGCGTGGTCGTCTCCGACGGAGCCATGGGCACGATGCTCCAGGCGCAGGACCCCACCCTGGAGGACTTCGAGGGGCTCGAGGGCTGCAACGAGATCCTCAACGTCTCCCGCCCCGACATTGTCCGTACGGTCCACGAGGAGTACTTCTCCGCCGGCGTCGACTGCGTCGGGACCAACACGTTCAACGCGAACCACGCCGCCCTCGGTGAGTACGACATCGCCGACCGCATCGTGGAGCTGTCGGAGGCGGGGGCGCGGATCGCCCGTGAGACCGCCGACCGGTTCACCGCCGGGGACGGCCGGCAGCGCTGGGTGCTCGGTTCCATGGGGCCCGGCACCAAGCTGCCCACCCTCGGCCACGTCTCCTACGTGACGATCCGCGACGCCTACCAGCAGAACGCCGAGGGCCTCATCGCCGGCGGCGCCGACGCGCTGCTCGTCGAGACCACCCAGGACCTCCTCCAGACCAAGGCCGCCATCCTCGGTGCCCACCGGGCCATGGACGTCGCCGGCCTCCAGCTGCCCCTCATCTGCTCCGTCACGGTGGAGACGACGGGGACGATGTTGCTGGGTTCGGAGATCGGGGCGGCGCTGACGGCGTTGGAGCCGTTGGGCATCGACATGATCGGGCTGAACTGTGCCACGGGTCCGGCGGAGATGAGCGAGCACCTGCGCTACTTGGCGCGGCACTCCCGCGTCCCGCTGTCGTGCATGCCGAACGCGGGTCTGCCGGTGCTGGGCAAGAACGGGGCGCATTATCCGCTGTCGGCCGGCGAGCTGGCGGACGCGCAGGAGAACTTCGTCCGTGAGTACGGGTTGTCGCTGGTGGGTGGGTGCTGCGGTACGACGCCGGAGCATTTGCGGCAGGTGGCGGAGCGGGTGCGGGGGCTGGTTCCGGCACCTCGTGATCCGCGTCCGGAGCCGGGGGCGGCGTCGTTGTATCAGACGGTGCCGTTCCGGCAGGACACCGCGTATATGGCGATCGGTGAGCGGACGAACGCGAATGGTTCGAAGAAGTTCCGTGAGGCGATGCTGGAGGGTCGCTGGGACGACTGTGTGGAGATGGCCAGGGACCAGATCCGCGAGGGTGCCCACATGCTGGATCTGTGTGTGGATTATGTCGGCCGGGACGGTGTGGCGGACATGGAGGAGCTGGCGGGGCGGTTCGCGACCGCCTCCACGCTGCCGATCGTGCTGGACTCCACCGAGGTGGAGGTGATCCGGGCGGGGCTGGAGAAGCTCGGTGGCCGAGCGGTGATCAACTCCGTGAACTACGAGGACGGCGACGGGCCGGAGTCACGGTTCGCGAAGGTGACGGCGCTGGCCCGGGAGCACGGTGCCGCGCTGATCGCGCTGACGATTGATGAGGAGGGTCAGGCGCGGACGGTGGAGACGAAGGTCGCGATCGCCGAACGGCTGATCGCCGACCTGACCGGGAACTGGGGCATTCACGAGTCGGACATCCTCATCGACACGCTCACGTTCACGATCTGCACGGGTCAGGAGGAGTCGCGCAAGGACGGGATCGCCACGATCGAGGCGATCCGGGAGCTGAAGCGGCGTCATCCCGAGGTGCAGACCACGCTGGGCCTGTCCAACATCAGCTTCGGTCTGAACCCGGCGGCGCGGATTCTCCTGAACTCGGTGTTCCTGGACGAGTGTGTGAAGGCGGGTCTGGATTCGGCGATCGTGCATGCCAGCAAGATCCTCCCGATCGCCCGGTTCGACGAGGAGCAGGTCACCACCGCGCTGGACCTGATCTATGACCGGCGCGCGGAGGGTTATGACCCGCTGCAGAAGCTGATGGAGTTGTTCGAGGGGGTCAACACCAAGTCGCTGAAGGCGGGCAAGGCGGAGGAGCTGGCGGCTTTGCCGTTGGAGGAGCGGCTTCAGCGGCGGATCATCGACGGGGAGAAGAACGGTCTGGAGGCGGACCTCGATGAGGCGCTTCAGGGCCGGCCGGCGTTGGACATCGTCAACGACACCCTGTTGGAGGGGATGAAGGTCGTTGGTGAGTTGTTCGGCTCGGGTCAGATGCAGTTGCCGTTCGTGCTGCAGTCGGCCGAGGTGATGAAGACGGCGGTGGCGCATCTGGAGCCGCACATGGAGAAGACGGACGACGACGGCAAGGGCACCATCGTGCTGGCCACGGTCCGTGGTGACGTCCATGACATCGGCAAGAATCTCGTCGACATCATCCTGTCCAACAATGGCTACAACGTGGTCAACCTCGGTATCAAGCAGCCGGTTTCGGCCATTCTGGATGCCGCGGACGAACACAAGGCCGACGTCATCGGCATGTCCGGCCTCCTGGTCAAGTCCACCGTGATCATGAAGGAGAACCTCGAAGAGCTCAACCAGCGGGGCCTCGCCGCCGAATACCCGGTCATCCTGGGCGGCGCCGCGCTCACCCGGGCGTATGTCGAGCAGGACCTGCACGAGATCTACCAGGGTGAAGTCCGCTACGCCCGGGACGCGTTCGAGGGCCTGCGCCTGATGGACGCGCTCATCGCGGTCAAGCGCGGCGTCCCCGGCGCCACCCTGCCCGAGCTCAAGCAGAGGCGCGTACGCCCCGCCGCCGGCGCGGTGGTGGAGGAGCAGGCCCCCGAGAGCGGCGTCCGTTCCGACGTGGCGACCGACAACCCGGTACCCGAGCCGCCGTTCTGGGGCACCCGGGTCGTCAAGGGCATCCAGCTCAAGGAGTACGCGTCCTGGCTGGACGAGGGCGCCCTGTTCAAGGGCCAGTGGGGCCTGAAGCAGGCCCGCGCCGGCGACGGCCCGACGTACGAGGAGCTCGTCGAGACCGAGGGCCGGCCGCGGCTGCGCGGCTGGCTGGAGCAGCTGCACACCCAGAACATGCTGGAAGCGGCGGTCGTGTACGGGTACTTCCCGTGCGTCTCCAAGGGCGACGACCTGATCCTCCTCGACGAGAGCGGCAACGAGCGCACCCGCTTCACCTTCCCCCGCCAGCGCCGTGGCCGCCGCCTCTGCCTGGCGGACTTCTTCCGCCCCGAGGAGTCCGGCGAGACCGATGTCGTCGGCCTCCAGGTCGTCACCGTCGGCTCGCGCATCGGCGAGGCCACCGCGGAGCTGTTCGCCGCCGACTCCTACCGCGACTACCTCGAACTGCACGGCCTGTCCGTCCAGCTGGCCGAGGCCCTCGCCGAGTACTGGCACGCGCGCGTGCGCGCCGAACTCGGCTTCGCCGGCGAGGACCCGGCCGACGTGGAGGACATGTTCGCGCTGAAGTACCGCGGCGCCCGGTTCTCGCTCGGCTACGGTGCCTGCCCCGACCTGGAGGACCGGGCCAAGATCGCCGACCTGCTCCAGCCGGAGCGGATCGGCGTCCACCTCTCCGAGGAGTTCCAGCTCCACCCCGAGCAGTCCACCGACGCCATCGTCATCCACCACCCGGAGGCGAAGTACTTCAACGCGCGCTGA
- a CDS encoding IclR family transcriptional regulator, with translation MPKNIQSLERAAAMLRLLAGGERRLGLSDIASSLDLAKGTAHGILRTLQAEGFVEQDPASGRYQLGAELLRLGNSYLDVHELRARALVWTDDLARSSGESVHLGVLHQHGVLVVHHVFRPDDSRQVLEVGAMQPLHSTALGKVLSAYDPVAHTEALEVEREAFTPRTVTGLEDFEGVLDLTRARGWAADVEETWDGVASVAAPIHDRRRMPVGAVAITGAVERVCDDGELRQELVAAVRDCARAVSRDLGAGRF, from the coding sequence ATGCCGAAGAACATCCAGTCGCTGGAGCGGGCGGCGGCGATGCTGCGACTGCTCGCCGGCGGCGAGCGCCGTCTCGGACTGTCGGACATCGCGTCGTCGCTCGACCTCGCGAAGGGCACCGCGCACGGCATCCTGCGCACCCTGCAGGCCGAGGGTTTCGTCGAGCAGGACCCGGCCTCGGGCCGCTACCAGCTGGGCGCCGAGCTGCTGCGGCTCGGCAACAGCTACCTCGACGTGCACGAGCTGCGGGCGCGGGCGCTGGTGTGGACGGACGACCTGGCGCGCTCCAGCGGCGAGAGCGTCCACCTCGGGGTCCTGCACCAGCACGGCGTGCTGGTGGTGCACCACGTCTTCCGGCCCGACGACAGTCGCCAGGTGCTGGAGGTCGGCGCCATGCAGCCGCTGCACTCCACGGCCCTGGGCAAGGTGCTGTCGGCGTACGACCCGGTGGCGCACACCGAGGCGCTGGAGGTGGAGCGGGAGGCCTTCACCCCGCGCACCGTGACCGGCCTGGAGGACTTCGAGGGCGTCCTGGACCTGACCAGGGCGCGCGGCTGGGCCGCCGACGTGGAGGAGACCTGGGACGGGGTGGCCTCGGTGGCCGCGCCCATCCACGACCGGCGCCGGATGCCGGTCGGCGCGGTGGCCATCACGGGCGCCGTGGAGCGAGTCTGCGACGACGGCGAGCTGCGCCAGGAGCTGGTCGCGGCGGTGCGGGACTGCGCCCGCGCGGTGTCCCGGGATCTGGGCGCCGGGCGCTTCTGA
- a CDS encoding ABC transporter substrate-binding protein, with translation MNRKTLVLPAVLGLLAPVLVACGGSGGGSGGDAIVVGTTDQFAATKDASAPFDPAYAYDTGVWNVLRQTVQTLMHVPRGGGSPVPEAASQCGFTDRASERYRCTLRDGLTFADGSPITPKDVKFSLERALTIKSDNGAAGLLSNIDTIETKGDDEVVFHLKSPDATFPYKLSTPVAGILSSEKYDAKKLRDGFEVDGSGPYTMKAEVSGDRVTGVVFTRNERYKGDIKPRNEKVELRSFDDAGAMGKALESGDIDMMTRTMSPEQIEDLTENPKPGIKITEVPGLEIRYLGFNTEAPSVKDKAVRQAMAAVVDRGRLAGTVYGTTATPLYSLIPSSIAAHTNSFLNKYGEPDSKKAASILRGAGITAPVKLTLHYTSDHYGAGTAKEFAALRDQLNATKLFDVTIEGTKWSEFRPAQKRGEYAVYGLGWFPDFPDPDNYVAPFLDADNFLNTPYVNSATRSRLLPESRRAADRNAAASAFEQIQDIVATDVPVLPLWQGKQYVAARDDLTGVEWALNTSSDLQLWELARGIA, from the coding sequence ATGAACCGCAAGACTTTGGTGCTGCCGGCCGTGCTCGGCCTGCTCGCCCCCGTACTCGTCGCCTGTGGCGGCTCGGGCGGCGGCTCCGGCGGCGACGCCATCGTCGTGGGTACCACGGACCAGTTCGCCGCCACCAAGGACGCCTCCGCGCCCTTCGACCCGGCCTACGCGTACGACACCGGCGTGTGGAACGTCCTGCGCCAGACCGTCCAGACCCTGATGCACGTCCCGCGCGGCGGCGGCTCCCCGGTGCCCGAGGCGGCCTCCCAGTGCGGCTTCACCGACCGGGCGAGCGAGCGCTACCGCTGCACCCTCCGCGACGGCCTGACCTTCGCCGACGGCTCGCCCATCACCCCCAAGGACGTGAAGTTCTCCCTGGAGCGCGCCCTCACGATCAAGTCGGACAACGGCGCGGCCGGCCTCCTGTCGAACATCGACACCATCGAGACCAAGGGTGACGACGAGGTCGTCTTCCACCTGAAGAGCCCGGACGCCACCTTCCCGTACAAGCTCTCCACCCCGGTCGCCGGCATCCTCAGCAGCGAGAAGTACGACGCGAAGAAGCTCCGCGACGGCTTCGAGGTCGACGGCTCCGGGCCGTACACCATGAAGGCGGAGGTCAGCGGCGACCGGGTCACCGGCGTCGTCTTCACCCGCAACGAGCGCTACAAGGGCGACATCAAGCCGCGCAACGAGAAGGTCGAGCTGCGGTCCTTTGACGACGCCGGCGCCATGGGCAAGGCCCTGGAGTCCGGGGACATCGACATGATGACCCGCACGATGTCGCCCGAGCAGATCGAGGACCTCACCGAGAACCCCAAGCCGGGCATCAAGATCACCGAGGTTCCCGGCCTGGAGATCCGCTACCTCGGCTTCAACACCGAGGCGCCGTCCGTCAAGGACAAGGCCGTCCGCCAGGCGATGGCCGCCGTCGTCGACCGCGGCCGCCTCGCCGGCACGGTGTACGGAACGACCGCCACCCCGCTGTACTCGCTGATCCCCTCGAGCATCGCCGCGCACACCAACTCGTTCCTCAACAAGTACGGCGAGCCGGACAGCAAGAAGGCCGCAAGCATCCTCCGCGGCGCCGGCATCACCGCTCCGGTGAAGCTGACCCTGCACTACACCAGCGACCACTACGGCGCGGGCACCGCCAAGGAGTTCGCGGCCCTGCGCGACCAGCTCAACGCCACCAAGCTCTTCGACGTCACCATCGAGGGCACCAAGTGGTCGGAGTTCCGCCCCGCCCAGAAGCGCGGCGAGTACGCCGTGTACGGCCTCGGCTGGTTCCCCGACTTCCCGGACCCGGACAACTACGTCGCGCCGTTCCTCGACGCGGACAACTTCCTCAACACCCCCTACGTCAACAGCGCCACGCGCAGCCGGCTCCTCCCCGAGTCGCGCCGCGCGGCAGACCGCAACGCCGCCGCCTCCGCCTTCGAGCAGATCCAGGACATCGTCGCCACCGACGTCCCGGTCCTGCCGCTGTGGCAGGGCAAGCAGTACGTCGCCGCCCGCGACGACCTGACCGGTGTCGAATGGGCGCTCAACACCTCCTCGGATCTGCAGCTCTGGGAGCTCGCCCGAGGTATCGCCTGA
- the glpK gene encoding glycerol kinase GlpK, which produces MTDAHTTGPFIAAIDQGTTSSRCIVFDRDGRIVSVDQKEHEQIFPKPGWVEHDAAEIWTNVQEVVAGAIEKAGITSADVKAIGITNQRETTLLWDKNTGEPVHNAIVWQDTRTDALCRELGRNVGQDRFRRETGLPLASYFAGPKIRWMLDNVEGLRERAEAGDILFGTMDSWVIWNLTGGIDGGHHVTDVTNASRTMLMNLHTMEWDQKILESMGVPAAVLPEIRSSAEVYGHVKGGVLDGVPVASALGDQQAALFGQTCFAEGEAKSTYGTGTFLLMNTGEKIINSYSGLITTVGYKIGDDAPAYALEGSIAVTGSLVQWMRDQMGLINSAAEIETLASSVDDNGGAYFVPAFSGLFAPYWRSDARGVIAGLTRYVTKAHIARAVLEATAWQTREITDAMTKDSGVELAALKVDGGMTSNNLLMQTLSDFVDAPVVRPMVAETTCLGAAYAAGLAVGFWPDTDALRANWRRAAEWTPRMDADQRDSEYKNWLKAVQRTMGWIEDEE; this is translated from the coding sequence GTGACCGACGCACACACCACCGGCCCGTTCATCGCGGCCATCGACCAGGGCACCACCTCCAGCCGCTGCATCGTCTTCGACCGCGACGGGCGCATCGTCTCCGTCGACCAGAAGGAGCACGAGCAGATCTTCCCCAAGCCGGGCTGGGTCGAGCACGACGCCGCCGAGATCTGGACCAACGTCCAGGAGGTCGTCGCCGGCGCCATCGAGAAGGCCGGCATCACCTCCGCCGACGTCAAGGCCATCGGCATCACCAACCAGCGCGAGACCACGCTGCTGTGGGACAAGAACACCGGCGAGCCCGTCCACAACGCCATCGTCTGGCAGGACACCCGCACCGACGCCCTGTGCCGCGAGCTCGGCCGCAACGTCGGCCAGGACCGCTTCCGCCGCGAGACGGGCCTGCCCCTCGCGTCGTACTTCGCCGGCCCCAAGATCCGCTGGATGCTCGACAACGTCGAGGGCCTGCGCGAGCGCGCCGAAGCCGGCGACATCCTCTTCGGCACCATGGACTCCTGGGTCATCTGGAACCTCACGGGCGGTATCGACGGCGGTCACCACGTCACCGACGTCACCAACGCCTCCCGGACCATGCTGATGAACCTCCACACCATGGAGTGGGACCAGAAGATCCTGGAGTCCATGGGCGTCCCGGCGGCTGTGCTGCCGGAGATCCGTTCTTCCGCCGAGGTCTACGGCCACGTCAAGGGCGGCGTCCTCGACGGCGTCCCGGTCGCCTCCGCGCTCGGCGACCAGCAGGCGGCCCTGTTCGGCCAGACCTGCTTCGCGGAGGGCGAGGCCAAGTCGACGTACGGCACCGGCACCTTCCTGCTGATGAACACCGGCGAGAAGATCATCAACTCGTACTCGGGCCTGATCACCACCGTCGGCTACAAGATCGGCGACGACGCCCCGGCGTACGCCCTCGAGGGCTCCATCGCCGTCACCGGCTCGCTGGTGCAGTGGATGCGCGACCAGATGGGCCTGATCAACTCCGCCGCCGAGATCGAGACGCTCGCGTCCTCGGTCGACGACAACGGCGGCGCCTACTTCGTACCGGCCTTCTCCGGCCTGTTCGCCCCGTACTGGCGCTCCGACGCCCGCGGTGTGATCGCCGGCCTCACCCGGTACGTCACCAAGGCGCACATCGCGCGCGCCGTGCTCGAGGCCACCGCCTGGCAGACCCGCGAGATCACCGACGCCATGACGAAGGACTCCGGCGTCGAACTGGCCGCGCTCAAGGTCGACGGCGGCATGACCTCCAACAACCTGCTGATGCAGACCCTCTCGGACTTCGTGGACGCCCCCGTGGTGCGCCCCATGGTCGCCGAGACGACCTGCCTCGGCGCCGCCTACGCCGCCGGCCTGGCCGTCGGCTTCTGGCCCGACACCGACGCGCTGCGCGCCAACTGGCGCAGGGCCGCCGAGTGGACCCCCCGCATGGACGCTGACCAGCGTGACAGCGAGTACAAGAACTGGCTCAAGGCCGTGCAGCGGACCATGGGCTGGATCGAGGACGAGGAGTAG